Proteins encoded within one genomic window of Mycolicibacterium monacense:
- a CDS encoding MOSC domain-containing protein, which produces MLSVNVARPRPNPARASKVTGIDKVPTADAVHVRAPGPLRKGLGSGLTGDVIGNMKLHGGDDQAVYAYAREDLDRWQTTLGRSLADGNFGENLTTSGVEVTGAVIGERWRVGAGGLLLEVTSPRTPCRTFAAHLGVRGWIKTFTEAAVPGAYLRVIESGPVRAGDGIEVVDRPDSDVTVGLVFRALFGEPDLLSRLHDVEALPDEIRKRAARV; this is translated from the coding sequence GTGCTAAGTGTCAACGTCGCCCGACCCCGTCCGAACCCCGCCCGCGCGTCGAAGGTCACCGGGATCGACAAGGTGCCGACCGCCGATGCGGTGCACGTGCGGGCGCCCGGGCCGCTGCGCAAGGGGCTCGGCAGCGGTCTGACCGGCGACGTGATCGGCAACATGAAGCTGCACGGCGGCGACGATCAGGCGGTGTACGCCTACGCGCGCGAAGACCTCGACCGCTGGCAGACCACGCTGGGACGGTCGTTGGCCGACGGCAACTTCGGTGAGAACCTCACCACCTCCGGTGTCGAGGTGACCGGCGCGGTGATCGGCGAGCGGTGGCGGGTGGGCGCCGGCGGTCTGCTCCTCGAGGTCACCTCACCCCGGACGCCGTGCCGCACCTTCGCCGCGCACCTCGGCGTCCGGGGCTGGATCAAGACCTTCACCGAGGCGGCGGTTCCCGGCGCCTATCTGCGGGTCATCGAATCCGGACCGGTGCGGGCGGGCGACGGGATCGAGGTGGTCGACCGGCCCGACAGCGACGTCACCGTCGGACTGGTGTTCCGCGCCCTGTTCGGCGAACCGGATCTGCTGTCCCGGCTGCACGACGTCGAGGCCCTTCCCGACGAGATCAGAAAGCGCGCCGCCCGAGTCTGA
- a CDS encoding lipoprotein LpqV yields the protein MRRCLPRLFAAATLAGALALAACSSGGDDASTPSSSQASSQVEASPTTTEARSAAPGAVEVSPGGVTTAVGAPAESTEDEYFQACNTARQWMAGRGGDLKAQLEPYLAELQGTDSAGPGTFGTPWSKLPPGRQSAVIVAAEAAADELCG from the coding sequence ATGCGCAGATGCCTGCCCCGCCTCTTCGCGGCCGCCACCCTCGCCGGCGCTCTGGCGCTCGCGGCCTGTTCGTCCGGCGGTGACGACGCCTCGACGCCATCGTCATCGCAGGCTTCCTCGCAGGTGGAGGCGTCGCCGACCACGACGGAGGCCCGTAGTGCGGCGCCCGGCGCGGTCGAGGTCTCCCCCGGCGGGGTGACGACGGCAGTGGGCGCCCCCGCCGAGTCCACCGAAGATGAGTACTTCCAGGCGTGCAACACCGCCCGGCAGTGGATGGCCGGCCGCGGCGGTGACCTGAAAGCCCAGCTGGAGCCGTATCTGGCCGAATTGCAGGGCACCGACTCCGCGGGTCCGGGAACGTTCGGCACACCGTGGTCGAAGCTCCCCCCCGGACGTCAGTCAGCGGTGATCGTGGCCGCGGAGGCCGCCGCCGACGAACTATGCGGCTGA
- a CDS encoding cysteine dioxygenase: MSVHTLAPAVPAVSAPTRLRLPDLLHATDRGADDVLNGRYDHLLPRGGVPTDDRWYTRLHGDDELDIWLISWVPERSTELHDHGGSLGALTVLSGSLSETRWDGEGLRQRRLAAGDQAAFPLGWVHDVVWAPDTTTGPTLSVHAYSPPLTAMSYYEVTDRKTLRRNRTELTESPEG; this comes from the coding sequence ATGTCCGTGCACACCCTTGCCCCTGCCGTTCCCGCTGTCTCCGCCCCCACCCGGTTGCGCCTGCCCGATCTGCTGCATGCCACCGACCGCGGCGCCGACGACGTGCTCAACGGGCGTTACGACCACCTGCTGCCGCGCGGCGGCGTCCCCACCGACGACCGCTGGTACACGCGGCTGCACGGTGACGACGAACTCGACATCTGGCTGATCAGCTGGGTGCCCGAACGGTCGACCGAACTGCACGACCACGGCGGTTCACTCGGTGCGCTCACCGTGTTGTCCGGGTCGCTGTCCGAAACCCGTTGGGACGGTGAAGGGTTGCGGCAACGGCGGCTCGCGGCCGGCGATCAGGCCGCGTTCCCGCTCGGCTGGGTGCACGACGTGGTGTGGGCGCCGGACACGACCACCGGCCCCACGCTGAGCGTGCACGCCTACTCACCGCCGTTGACCGCCATGTCCTACTACGAGGTCACCGATCGGAAGACGTTGCGGCGCAACCGGACCGAGCTGACCGAATCCCCGGAGGGCTGA
- a CDS encoding patatin-like phospholipase family protein, whose translation MRGGRLHSHLAHCLPVTKRALVLAGGGIAGIAWETGVLRGIADEAPDTARALLTADVLVGTSAGSTVAAQIGSGLGIDALYDRQLAAASAEIDPGVSIDTITGVFLAALTDPDATTTQKLQRIGEIALSTPTVAEHVRRAVIEQRLPSHDWPDRDLRVTAIDTATGELVTFDRTAGVSLVDAVAASCAVPGVWPPVTIGPRRFMDGGVGSTVNLAVAADCEAAMVLVPSGRSSPSPFGSGAVAEVDGFPVPTLGVFADDEALAAFGANPLDPACRIPSAQAGRAQGRRVAAGVTDFLAGQV comes from the coding sequence ATGCGGGGCGGCCGGCTGCACTCACACCTGGCACACTGCCTGCCTGTGACGAAGCGAGCACTGGTGCTGGCCGGTGGGGGTATCGCGGGCATCGCGTGGGAGACCGGGGTGCTGCGCGGCATCGCCGACGAAGCGCCCGACACCGCCCGCGCACTGCTGACCGCCGACGTCCTGGTGGGCACCTCGGCCGGGTCGACGGTGGCCGCGCAGATCGGCAGCGGTCTGGGCATCGACGCGCTCTACGACCGGCAGCTGGCGGCGGCGTCGGCCGAGATCGACCCCGGGGTCAGCATCGACACGATCACCGGTGTCTTCCTCGCCGCGCTGACCGATCCGGACGCGACGACCACCCAGAAGCTGCAACGCATCGGCGAGATCGCGCTGTCGACGCCGACCGTCGCCGAGCACGTGCGCCGCGCGGTGATCGAACAGCGGCTGCCCAGCCACGACTGGCCCGACCGCGATCTGCGGGTGACGGCGATCGACACCGCCACGGGCGAACTGGTCACCTTCGACCGGACCGCGGGTGTGAGCCTGGTCGACGCCGTGGCCGCCAGTTGCGCGGTCCCGGGGGTGTGGCCGCCGGTGACGATCGGCCCACGGCGCTTCATGGACGGCGGTGTGGGCAGCACCGTCAACCTGGCCGTCGCCGCGGACTGTGAGGCCGCGATGGTGCTGGTGCCCTCCGGCCGGTCCTCGCCGTCGCCGTTCGGCAGCGGGGCGGTCGCCGAGGTGGACGGTTTCCCGGTTCCCACCTTGGGCGTCTTCGCCGACGACGAGGCGTTGGCCGCGTTCGGCGCGAACCCGCTCGACCCGGCGTGCCGGATACCGTCCGCGCAGGCCGGCCGGGCGCAGGGCCGCCGGGTGGCCGCCGGCGTCACCGACTTCCTGGCGGGTCAGGTCTGA
- a CDS encoding NAD(P)H-dependent amine dehydrogenase family protein — protein sequence MALRVVQWATGGVGVAAINGVLEHPELELAGCWVHSKAKAGRDVGELIGTDHLGVTATDSVDDILAMDADAVIYSPLLPDPNEVAALLRSGKNVVTPVGWFYPGEKEAAPLRAAALEGGVTLHGTGIAPGGISEKFPLVMSIMSTGVTFVRAEEFSDLRTYDAPDVVRYVMGFGDTPEKALSGPMQKLLDGGFIQSVKMVVDKMGFRADPVIRSSQEIAVATAPIESPIGAIEPGQVAARRFHWEATVDGEVVVRVTVNWLMGEQNLDPAWEFGEAGERYEMEVHGNPDFTVTVKGFQPDSVEAGLESNNGIVATAAHCVNSVPAVCAAAPGIATYLDLPLISGRAAQRLR from the coding sequence GTGGCGTTACGGGTGGTGCAGTGGGCGACCGGCGGTGTCGGCGTCGCCGCGATCAACGGTGTCCTCGAACACCCCGAGCTCGAACTGGCCGGCTGCTGGGTGCATTCGAAGGCCAAGGCGGGCAGGGACGTCGGGGAACTGATCGGGACCGACCACCTCGGTGTCACCGCCACCGACAGCGTCGACGACATCCTCGCCATGGACGCCGACGCGGTGATCTACTCGCCGCTGCTGCCCGACCCGAACGAGGTCGCCGCCCTCTTGCGGTCGGGCAAGAACGTCGTCACCCCCGTCGGCTGGTTCTACCCCGGTGAGAAGGAGGCCGCGCCCCTGCGCGCCGCCGCGCTGGAAGGCGGCGTCACCCTGCACGGCACGGGCATCGCACCAGGGGGGATCAGCGAGAAGTTCCCGCTCGTCATGTCGATCATGTCCACGGGCGTGACGTTCGTACGCGCCGAGGAGTTCTCCGATCTGCGCACCTACGACGCCCCCGATGTGGTGCGTTACGTGATGGGCTTCGGCGACACCCCGGAGAAGGCGCTCTCGGGGCCGATGCAGAAACTGCTCGACGGCGGGTTCATCCAGTCGGTGAAGATGGTCGTCGACAAGATGGGATTTCGGGCGGACCCCGTGATCCGCTCGTCTCAGGAGATCGCCGTCGCGACCGCCCCGATCGAGTCACCGATCGGCGCCATCGAACCCGGGCAGGTGGCGGCGCGGCGGTTCCACTGGGAGGCGACCGTCGACGGCGAGGTCGTCGTCCGCGTCACCGTCAACTGGCTGATGGGTGAGCAGAACCTCGACCCCGCCTGGGAGTTCGGCGAGGCGGGGGAGCGCTACGAGATGGAAGTGCACGGCAATCCGGATTTCACGGTGACGGTCAAGGGATTTCAGCCCGACAGCGTCGAGGCGGGTCTGGAGAGCAACAACGGCATCGTGGCGACCGCGGCACACTGCGTGAACTCCGTGCCCGCCGTCTGCGCCGCCGCGCCGGGCATCGCCACTTACCTCGACCTGCCGTTGATCAGCGGCCGCGCGGCCCAGCGGCTGCGCTGA
- a CDS encoding rhodanese-like domain-containing protein, whose product MTSRIDRILEDARARLRRMPAAEVPAALARGAVLVDIRPQAQRAREGEVPAALVIERNVLEWRCDPTSDARIPQAVDDDVEWVVLCSEGYTSSLAAASLLDLGLHRATDVVGGYHALEAEGVLV is encoded by the coding sequence ATGACCAGCCGCATCGACCGGATACTCGAAGACGCCCGCGCCAGGCTGCGCCGGATGCCCGCCGCCGAGGTGCCCGCCGCGCTCGCCCGCGGCGCGGTGCTCGTCGACATCCGCCCGCAGGCCCAGCGTGCTCGCGAAGGCGAGGTGCCCGCCGCGCTGGTGATCGAGCGCAACGTGCTCGAGTGGCGCTGCGACCCCACCAGCGACGCGCGGATACCGCAGGCCGTCGACGACGACGTCGAGTGGGTGGTGCTGTGCTCGGAGGGTTACACGTCCAGCCTCGCCGCGGCGTCGCTGCTCGACCTCGGCCTGCACCGGGCCACCGACGTCGTCGGCGGTTACCACGCGCTCGAGGCCGAAGGCGTTCTCGTCTAA
- a CDS encoding patatin-like phospholipase family protein — MTKRVALVLGSGGARGYAHVGVIHELRDRGYEVVGISGSSMGALVGGLQAAGKLDEYAEWAKSLTQRAVLRLLDPSLTAPGVLRAEKIIDAVRELLGDVCIEDLPVPYTAVTTDLIAGRSVWLQRGPVDAAIRASIAIPGVITPHVLDGRLLADGGILDPLPMAPVAAVNADVTIAVSLGGSESGGGEPDDDAAHSTADWLNRLLRSTSALLDSKSARAVLDTPAVRSMISRFGTTPEDEDGESTGEPETETSADQLVDSAKELALPRLGSFAVMNRTIDIAQAALARHTLAAYPPDLLIEIPRSACRSLDFHRAAEVIELGRQLAVEALDQFEQPQAASLLQT; from the coding sequence ATGACCAAACGCGTCGCTCTCGTGCTCGGAAGCGGCGGGGCGCGTGGGTATGCGCATGTCGGCGTCATCCACGAACTGCGGGACCGCGGTTATGAGGTCGTGGGCATCTCGGGCTCCTCGATGGGCGCACTGGTCGGCGGGTTGCAGGCCGCGGGCAAGCTCGACGAGTACGCCGAGTGGGCGAAGTCGCTGACTCAGCGCGCAGTCCTGCGCCTGCTGGATCCGTCACTCACCGCGCCGGGCGTACTGCGTGCGGAGAAGATCATCGACGCGGTCCGCGAGCTGCTCGGCGACGTGTGCATCGAGGACCTGCCGGTGCCGTATACGGCCGTCACGACGGACCTGATCGCCGGCCGGTCGGTGTGGCTGCAGCGCGGGCCGGTGGACGCGGCGATCCGCGCGTCGATCGCGATCCCCGGCGTCATCACACCCCATGTGCTCGACGGGCGGTTGCTCGCGGACGGTGGCATCCTCGATCCGTTGCCGATGGCGCCCGTCGCCGCGGTGAACGCCGACGTGACGATCGCGGTGAGCCTCGGTGGTAGCGAGTCCGGTGGCGGCGAACCCGACGACGACGCGGCACATTCGACGGCCGACTGGCTGAACCGCTTGCTGCGCAGCACTTCTGCGCTCCTGGACTCGAAGTCCGCGCGCGCGGTCCTCGACACCCCGGCGGTGCGGTCCATGATCAGCCGCTTCGGCACCACCCCCGAGGACGAGGACGGGGAGAGCACCGGCGAGCCCGAAACAGAAACCAGCGCCGACCAACTCGTCGACTCCGCCAAGGAGTTGGCGCTGCCGAGACTGGGCAGTTTCGCCGTGATGAACCGCACCATCGACATCGCCCAGGCGGCGCTGGCCCGCCACACCCTCGCGGCCTATCCGCCCGACCTGCTCATCGAGATTCCCCGATCAGCTTGTCGCAGTTTGGATTTCCACCGCGCAGCCGAGGTCATCGAGCTGGGCAGGCAGTTGGCCGTCGAGGCGCTCGACCAGTTCGAGCAGCCGCAGGCGGCCTCGCTGCTTCAGACCTGA